cggcgcagcggcggcggcgaggcggcgatggccggcggcggcgggcgcgcggggaggcggcggacggggcgcgggcgcgggccgagggggccggtcacgggcccggcgggccggcgcggtggagaggCCGGCGGGACACGTGGCGCTCCACGATtggacggggcgcggcggcggacgttgtccggcgcgggcggacgcgtccggcgcggcgcggagggaggagctagggttcgtctgcagttgtaattcgggatgcccacatatttataggtagaggaagctaggaggctccaaatgaggtgcggttttcgcccacacgatcgtgatcgaacgacctagagcatggaagagagtttggtgggttttgggctggtttttgggggggttttgctggatactcaaatggactttgcggatgcccggttaaccgatggagtaccaaacgacctccgaatggaacgaaacatgaccggtagtctccgggtggtatattaagaccacttgacaagccttggtccattttgagaaagtttgacacacgcacacgaaagaaaacaagaggggtgcaccggaggagataggagcgccggattggaaaacggacaacgggaaaaatgctcggatgcatgagacgaacacgtatgcgaatgcaatgcacatgatgacatgatatgaaaatgcatgacatgacaaaatacaaaacgaaagacaaaacccgacaacggagggaaaacatatcacatagccggaaatggcaagagtcgaagttacaaatatggcaagttacatgcggggtgttacagttcgggtcaacgacgggctggctcctcaccaggCTGCGCCCCcgggaaggtagcacctcccagtaccagcccgacggagcccagtcccggacatggcccctctgatcaagcaggtgtcctccgccgagtcgacgacgaggatgcgggataggcatcatcgacgtcgatgcggggATAATTGCTTTAAccaaaaaaataacaacaaatgtgacatgttcaaaatatgacatgcCCACTTCAAAACGAATCGACCTGGAATACTGTTAAATACacctaaaaataaactagttttattaattttcttactaaaaataaactagttctatagtaaaattttaattagactacttctattaattcaactagttcaactaagcacttactataaataaaaataaactagttcttactaaaaataaactagttcaactagttctattaattttcttactaattctattaaacgcttactaaaaacagtaaaaaaactacattatacaatagtaaaaaactatagtaaaaacagaaaaaatagagatggagggaggagggaggaggaggagggaggaaagaggaggagggggaggaggccggtgggatcggaggagggaggaggacggagggaggaggggtgggaggagggaggagagaggagggggaggggcggccggaggaggagggaggggcggtgggaggagggctgcctacagaggagggaggaggggcggccggaggaggagggaggagggcgtggtggggggaggagggaggggaggaggggggaggagggatggagggagtacctcGATGGAGGagcagcgcggcggcggcggcggacgacgggGCATGCGGGGGAGAGTGACTGAGAGGGAGAGTGAGTGAGAGGGTCGGTCGCGTGGGGAGGATAAGGTAgggttagtagtagcgcgggttcgTGAAAAGCACTACTGCTACGgagcatagtagtagcgcttggtACAGatacgcgctactactaagtggggCTAGCCATGTGCGCCCAATTCAaacttagcagcagcgcgttttgctagtacgcgctactgctaaaatgATAGCAGCTAAAAtgatagcagtagcgcggtttatttacacgcgctactactaaatagcagtagcgcatgattttgtccagcgctactgctaagatgctgtgtataaggttttccctagtagtgggaaCAAAAATGAAAATAGCACATATATACACCGTCTATGTTTGGAAGGATATCAATTCATCAATAAAAAAGATCTGTTCATGGACTTGGCATGTAGTAGTAGAATTTTGTTTAGAAAAAACTGGACTTGTGCTAATGGTAGATTTTGTTAGAAAAAACCTGGGCTTGTGCTAATGGGAGAGATAGAGAGCAGATGGGGGTTGCTTGCCCTATCTTGGTGCAGCAGAGGCGTCATCCGAGGTGAGGAGGTGCTGCTGGCTAGGGTTCCTCCCTGCTGACCTGCGCGAGAAGGGAGGGAAACGAGATGAGGAAGGGGCAAGAAGGGGGGATGGGGACAAGATAAAACCTTGAGGACTTGCAGATCCATGGCGTCCTTCACATCTCCGTGAAGAAGCCCAACAAAGGATATGAAGAGAAGGTGAGGTGTAGGGGTGGTGGATCCCGGCCAAGAAGGAAGGAGGGACGAACCTGGGGCCGCCAGAGACGCGCCGGCGAAGGCTtgcccgaaaccctagccacggGGGTAGGGTTGTGAGTGGGCGATAGAGGCCGAGAGCAGAGAATCTGGCccgggggggagggagggaggcgcgaACTGTGGGGAGCTCGGGGGTGTGTTGCGtggcgccggagctcgccggagaagCGGTCGGCGTGGGTGGTCGCGGCGGCTTCATGAGCGAGATGGGGAGGGGGTGAGCCCGTGCTTCGTGTGTGCTTTTTTTTCTTTACAAATCTGCTTGGACCGCGGGTTGAATACCCCAAATTGGAGGGTCTTTTTTGCATAAACAAAATGTTTTCTCAGATAAGCCACTTAAAATAGGAGTGCGGGTTGAATACGTAATTCAGCAGTGACTTTTCTAAAAAAAAGCCTATGACGGACGACCAAAAGCAATCGTTGGTTTGTTATTACTAGCAAACATACCCATGCGTTCCAACGGGAAAACGCAGGGCATGAAAATTAGGTTCAACTATATAAATATTCTAGTGGTGCAATATCAATCATGTTGAACATGTACCTTTATGATCCTACTCCCTCTGTTctaaattactcgtcgtggttttagttcaaccacgacaagtaatttggaacggagggagtagatagcATTGGCGGCTTTTTTTACCGTTAAATAATTCCTTTTCTTCCTCCACCCATTATCTCAACCTCTCAGTTCCAACCCGCCGCTGCAGGAAATGGCACCTCAGATAGCAATGTGCTACATGAACACCATTGAATAAATGGAAGCAATAGTCTTCGGTCACCTTACCTGGTACGTGTCTTTGCATATTAGTTTTGAATATGCAAGAAAGATTTTCTATAGTCCAAGAATTTATCATCAAGCTTGATGCATAAAGGTGCAAGGATAACAAAAAGGGCCAAAGGGGCATACGTGATTTGTACCACAAGTGGTCCCTATGCAAGCTGAAAGTTATCAGTATAATCAAGTCTGTTGTTGgataaacattttttatacaATCTTAAGATAAATATTCCCTATACCCACGAATACTTACAGTTTGTATATAATACTGAAATATATAATAGTTTAATTTCAAAAAGGTACATTTTGTAATATGTATTATTAAAGAACTTATAGACGTATTCAGTTTTCTCCAATGCGATGAATTTTTCAACACCATTCTTTGTTGGTCTAGTAATCAAAAATATGTGATGATGATTGCCTCTTACAGTGAGCAGAGAGCAAATGTCTACCATACGGAGTCATGGACGATAGCAAAACTTGACCAACAATCTTCCTCTGTTGATTGGTTCTGTATAAATATAAATCATCTCTCATGCCTTCCATTCGCATGTTATATCGTAGCATTGTATAACTCCTACATATATATGACGAAGAACTATATGTGGACCCGCAGCCAAACAAATAAACTGAACATGAGCTATATGTCGGAACCTCCATTTGATGCCGTGCATGTCATTATTGGCCACGAGCTCAGAAACTCTTGGGACGGCCTCTGCAGGCCGCAATCCTTCACAGGCCAACCAAAAAAGCCACTACCAAGTCACCTAGAGGTAATAAAATCTCTTGGTCCCCAGCGCCATATAGCAGAGGAGAGAAGCCCCCTGCATGCTGGTGTCAGAAGCAATCAACGTCTTGTAGAACATGCAGGGTGCCCGCGCTGAACACTTTCACGTCATCAGCCAGTCCCAAATTTCCTCGTTGCTCCCTTCTCCTTCAAGCATCCGCTTTTCTGTAACCATTACCAGCGCAGATCGTTGATGATTCAACTGACATTAACCATGTCTAAATTCAGATTAGTGCGCCAATCCCTCCCTCCCTGCCCCAACCACCAGCGGTAGCGGTGGGATCCGGCTCCAAGCACTGACTCAGCGGGATCCGGCAACCAGCCCCGAATGTTCGTCTTTCTCGGGAAAGAAGAGTTGTACCTTGAGGGTGACGATGATGACAACGAAAACCTCGCGCCGTTGGTGGCACGACTGGTCGGGGGTGGAGCTGGGTGAAGTGGCgggggcgcgtggccgagggggTTGCGAGGGGCGCGTGCACTGCCGGCAGCAGAAGGCGCAGGGCGAGGTGCAGCCGCTGGATCGCGCTCGTATTCCGTAGCGGCGGCGCGGCCATCACTACCTAATCCTCTTCAACTCCATAACCCCACAATCCCAGCCGCTATCGCGCTAATGCTCCGGAGGCGTCTTGAAATCGATGACTTGTTTAGGTCGAAGCCAATTTTGATCGTAGCGGAGCCTCCCAGGTTGTAAAGGAATCTGCTTCAAGTTGTAGACGAATCAGGATTTCCTTTTCTTAGAGAAAAAACTGGCAAAGCAACGGGGCAGCAGTCCAATAGAGAGGAGGCAGCATGGGCCGAGCCCTACGCAGCGATGTGGCCCGGTTCGTTTGCCCGAGACAGGAAAAAACAGAGGCCGAATCGTTTTCTTTTCTTACAGGTAGATGCGTGTTTATTAGTCAAATCTacatttttaaaaaaaaaaattaATGACAATGAACGGGTAGAAGCAATAGTCATTTTATTATTAAGGCCAGATTAGGGCAAGATAACAGAGATTAAGGAAGGGAAAAGAAACATGTCTTTATCTCTAACCTTTGACCCttttattgaaaaaggctttcgccccgctttatatataaaacaTCAATCAACAAGCACCCAGTATAAACACGTCACGCCATCGCAATACACGCACACTCCCAGGGCAGGATACATAGGCGCTGAGCGCAGCAACACCACCCCTAACACTACCACTAAGCAGAGATGAAGCTACATATGACGAACCATGTGCTCCAAGGcggcgccttcaggaagggaACAACACCGGAGTGCCGCCATCGCCCAATCCAAAGACCAGAGTTTCCCCGGAGCCGCATGACGGGCAATGAGAGccgcgacgacgccttcaagaagggaacgatcttcgccgccgccggtccgTCCGAAGATAGAACAGATTTTCACCTTGGCCAACATTCATCGCCACCGAACGCCACACCCCGGCAACCACGCCGCCTACACGGCCATGGTGACCGGACAGCACCAAGGCACGGGTTCTGTCCATGAGCACCACGCTACCACCACCAGGGCGGCGGCCCTAGTAACCAAGACCTGGACACCTCCTCACCCGAGACCGGTCGCATCCCAATGAAAAAGACGAGCGGAATGGTGCCACCTATCGTTAGTAAACTCCTCCCACCTCTCACagatctcctcctcctcgcctgaaCCCGCCACTTCGGCCCCGAACCCTAACCCTGCGCGCTCCCGTAGGATCCAACCGGCCATCAAGCGGTGGCGCCATCGTAGATGCGTAGCTCTATAGCGACCTATCGGGAGAGCCTCTCCCGGCTCGCTGGCGAGGTCGACGACGCCACGGCAGACGAGATCCCCGCGCCGTGGCCATCTCGGCGCGGAGACCACGCCCCTACGCCTCCGTCGtccgggcggcggaggcggtaCACCCGCCCGGACCCCGCCGAGCCGGACGAGGTAACGGGCCCTTCCTTATTCTGCCCACGCACGTCTCGTCTCGTGTTAAAATGGTCCGAGTAGAGGCTCCCACGAGACATGTTCTTGTTTGCCCGATGCTGTTCGTTCGCGAGTTTGAGTGCATATACTTGTTAGATATATAAATGGCCTAGCCCGCACACGCCTGATATTAGAAGGCAATTCGTGCTGATGAGCTAACCCTTGCTATTTGACTACTTTGTGCGATGCTGTAGTTTTAGTCTGTTAACAGATACGTACTTCCCTTGGAAGTTCACTCAATAAGGGAAATAAAATGGTTAGGCTAGTGGTTAGCTAAAGGTATTGGGAAGTGacctcgcaaaaaaaaaaggtATTGGGAAGAGAACCACCTCTGAAGAGAAGGTATGTTCCAAATGAATTTGGTATATGTGGTGATATGTTAACTGTGCATCTTAGTCTGACAATGTCTATCCGATGCAAGTGAAGTATATGTTGCTACCTATAAGTATTTTAATAACAGGGCTTTTGTTAGATGTTATTGATGTTCCATCACTCTCCAAATGTTGGATCGCATAGCAAACTATTATTTGGTATGGTTGGGCAAGGCTTTAATGCATGGTTGCATGATTTAGACTTGTTATGAACACATATTTGTGCTGTATTTCTATGTGGCTAACTGTGGAAGTAGAGCAGTATCAGTGCAGTGCCCCCTGATGCACTAGCATATTTTTGCTGTAGATTTCTAAACTCAAGGAAGATATTGAAAAAATTCAAGCTTCTGAGGCTGAAATAAAGGCATTGTCCTTCAATTATGCTGCCATGTTGAAGGAAAAGGAGGTATGCATGATTGGAaggtcacccccccccccccccccccacacacacacacaaaacccTATTGCGTATCTGTTTATCAGAATTAGATTGCTGATGCTGAAAACATTGTTTTTTAGATGCTAGACGCATGCATTGAGCTTCTTTGGCGGCTTAGTGCCAGTAAAACAGTTAATTCGTTTAATGGTAAACTGGTGATGACATTTGAAAGCATACAACATATTTATCAACTCGGTGACAATATGGCTCACAATATTTCTGAGCATCCAGCGGTCCATATGTTATGACAGGAGCAACTGGTAAAACTTCGTGAAGAAAATGGCTCATTGAGAAGAAGTATGGAGAGCTCTAACTATAAGGCAGTCTCAGGCAATTCTAATGTAATCGAGTAATTTGATATCCACATCTAGTACTGATCACTTAGCATGCTGTATGCCATGTCACCAACTTCAGTTTTTATAGGGTACTTTGCAAAGATCACCTAGCAGAATGCAAAGGAACACAGATCAAGAAAAAACATCGAGTGTCTTAAAACAGAATGGGTATGGTGGTGGTGCTTCACAGGTTATACAGAAAAATGGTCCGCACCCATTGCCAGTGCATTATAAGGTATAGCTATAAGCAGTGTCATCACGACATTATTAATCTATAAAAATTCATAACTTATATTGTGTTCACGCTTCACTCCTCTTTGGAAGTTATTGACAAGATTGTGTTTTGTTCTATCATTACCTGTTAAGAACAGCACGCTGCAAGAAACAACTATTATTCTTTATTGAATGCATATTATGTTACAGGGAGATGCACTGGTGGAAGAAAGAGCATATTTTGCTTCTAAACAGGCTAGTCTTGAAAATGAAATTAAACAATTGAAACAGCAACTAAGGTGCTATTCAAACAAAGAAGATGATACAACACGGAGGTTAGAAGGTATGTCAGTGCGAAACCTAAGCTGTTCCAACTTGAAGTAGTTTGCACAACATCTTGTATTTTTTTTCTGTTGAAATATATTATTTCCCCTCAGATGAAAACAAGAGGAACGAATTTCTTCAGCAGCAGCTAAATGAACTGAAGGTCGATAAGGAGATGGTAAGCTCATAGTTAATATAAATAGAAGAGAAATTGATACATTAATTATCTGCTCCTCGGGTCTGTATATGCTTCTCTAGCATTAGAATTCCTGTCCTGCATTTAGATGACAGATAGGACTCCGTGGTTATATTTATCTGGTTACCCATGTTTTTAAGGCGTCCTGCCTTGGACGCTTAGGCGGCAAGGCGCCCTGGCAACGCCTTAGATTTTTACCCATCTTATGCGCCTAGGCGTCAAGGCGCTGGCTGCCTGCTGTAGGGTGCCTTACCGCCATAATAACATTGCTGGCTACGTATGGAATAATGAACGTGCTGTATTTACACGTTCACAGGTAGCAACTACCATGGAAGAGTTACATAAGGAATTAAGTGAGAAGAAAGCAGAGTTGAGATGCCTGCAAGATGAGTTGAGTACAAGGGACAATGAGCGTGCATCAGATGGATCTCTTCAGAGCCTTCGAAGTATGGTGATGGCTCTACAGAAGGAGAATTCAGATTTGAAGGTCTAAATTAATGTAGCAATCACGTTAATGTTTAAGTAATGCTTAAAAGCGATTATATATTTACTGCAGTTTTACGAATATTGTTATGCCGTAACTGTAACTGGACTCATTATGTGGCTGAGGAATCTGACAGCAGTCTTTTGCTTCTGTAGATAGCGAAGGGCAGCCTTTACGAAGAGCTTGTTAATATGGAAAGCACAACACAAAAAGTTGACAATAGTACTTCTGATGTTGACAATTTTTCTGATGTGGAGAAGGTAAAATATTCTTCAGTTGTGATTTACACATATTACAAATATATAATAATTTGGAATGTGGTAGCTCATGAAGACACATGAGATAGACTGCTAAGCATCCTATTGTTTTATTTGTTAGGTTCAGATCTTTGAAGTGAAATTATAACCGTAATGCATACTCCCAAAGTCCCAATTTTGTACTTTGGTAAAGTAAATTTTCTACAATTTAGCTAGTAAGAGAGCAATCTTACACTGTCAAAAGTAATAGGCTGTACATTTCACTATGGATACCTTTTAACCCAAGTTATGGACCTGCAACATATGGTTTTGTTAGTGTGCGGTattaacaacaacaacaacaacaacaaagcctttagtcccaaacaagttggggtaggctagaggtgaaacccataagatctcgcaaccaactcatggctttggcacatggatagcaagcttccacgcacccctgtccatagctagctctttggtgatactccaatccttcaggtctctcttaacggactcctcccatgtcaaattcggtctaccccgccctctcttgacatcctccgcacgctttagccgtccgctatgcactggagcttctggaggcctgcgctgaatatgcccaaaccatctcagacgatgttggacaagcttctcttcaattggtgctaccccaactctatctcgtatatcatcattccggactcgatccttcctcgtgtggccacacatccatctcaacatacgcatctccgccacacctaactgttgaacatgtcaccttttagtcggccaacactcagcgccataTAACATTGTgggtcgaaccgccgtcctgtagaacttgccttttagcttttgtggcactctcttgtcatagagaatgccagaagcttggcgccacttcatccatctgGCTTTGAtcaatggttcacatcttcatcaatacccccatcctcctgcagcattgaccccaaatatcgaaaggtgtccttctgaggtaccacctggccatcaagcctaacctcctcctcctcacacctagtagtactgaaaccgcacatcatgtactcggttttagttctactaagcctaaaccctttcgatttcaaggtttgtctccataactctaacttcctatttacccccgtccgactatcgtcaactagcaccacatcatccgcaaagagcatacaccatggaatatctccttgtatatcccttgtgacctcatccatcaccaatgcaaaaagataagggctcaaagctgacccctgatgcagtcctatcttaatcgggaagtcatcagtgtcgacatcacttgttcaaacacttgtcacaacattatcgtacatgtccttgatgagggatTGAGGGTAAggtactttgctgggactttgtgtttctccaaggcccaccacatgacattccgcggtatcttatcataggccttctccaagtcaatgaacaccatgtgcaagtccttcttttgctccctatatCTCCATAAGTTGTtgtaccaagaaaatggcttccatggtcgacctcccaggcatgaaaccaaactgatatTTGGTCACGCTTATCATTCTTCctaagcggtgctcaatgactctctcccatatcttcattgtatggctcatcagcttaattccatggtaattagtacaactctaaacatccccttgttcttgaagattggtactaatatactccgtctccattcttatggcatcttgtttgcccgaaaaatgaggttgaaaagcttggttagccatactatcgctatgtccccgagacctttccacacctcaatggggatacaatcagggcccatcgccttgcctcctttcatcctttttaaagcctccttgacctcaagactcctggattcgccgcacaaacacatgctggtctcatcaaaggagtcgtctagttcaatggtagaactctcattctccccattgaacttgttgaagtactcccgccatctatgcttaatctcctcgtccttcaccaagagttggcctgctccgtccttgatgcatttgacttggccaatatccctcgacttcctctcttggatcttggccatcttataAATGTCCCTTCCGCCTTCCTTCGTGCCTAACCGTTGGTAGAGGTCCTCGTATGCCCTGGCCCTTGCTTCACTAACAGCTCGCTTTGCggccttcttcgccatcttgtacttctctatgttgtctgcactcctatccaggtataggcgtctgaagcaatctttcttctctttaattgccttctggacatcatcactccaccaccaggtatccttatcttcgcttctccttcccctggacactccaaactccttcgAGGCCACCTTACGAATGCAAGTCGCCATCTTGATCCACACACTGTCCGCATCCCCccttcctcccaagggccctccttaatgaccctctccttgaacgcctgagctacctcccccttgagcttccaccacATCGTTCTATCGACTTTGGCACGCTTATCCCGCTGGACACGAATCCGAAAGCGGAAGTCAGCAACCACCAGCTTATGCTGGGTACAACACTCTCTCCAGGTATTACTATATATAATTTTCAAGGGAACAAAAATACTAATGTGCTTGTAGTTCCACTATGAAGGTCAAGGACGAGATGGCTTCATTGAAGAAAGCTTTACAGGGTGCTTTTCACGAGCGAGACAGAGCATTACAAAATTTGTCTCGGCTGAAGCAGCATTTGTTAGATAAGGTAACACTAGTCTCAATTTTTAGTTCTCACACTTGCAATTCAGCTACCTAATAAGATGGAGAGAGGATTAGGTTGTGCAGAAGCTATTCCACGTAACTTCATTTGAACAATGTAGTATGTTGTGTGCTTTATGCAAAAACTCATCTGCTTAAAAGGAAATAGAATGATGTGGTAGTATCATTCTTAATAGCAAACTTGTTATTCTTCGTAGGACCTTGAAGACCAAGAAAAGATGGATGAAGATAGCAAAGTCATTGAAGAGTTGCGGGCAATCTGTGAGCAGCAAAGAGCTCATATAGTGCAGTTAGAGAGGGCATTAAAGGTTGAGATGACAAAGCAGGAGGAGAGTAAGAAGACCATAAATGATGAACGCTCGAGGTCAAATGAACAGATAGAAGATCTGCAATACAAGCTTGCAAACTGTATGAATGCACTTGAATCAAAAGATCAGGAACTGCTTAATCTGCAGAGTGCCCTTGGACAGTACTATGCCGAGAGTGAAGCAAAGGTGATCGGAACGTTTCAAACTATCCTTGCTTTGAATCCTAATGTTCTATATTTGCAAGATTTCAGCTTGATTTTTGTGCACTTTTACATATGATACAGGAGCGACTTGGGGATGATTTAGCTATGGCTAGAGAAGCATTGGCTAAATTATCTGAGTCACTGAAGGTAAGAACTGCTAATACCTCCACTTTACTTTAGCAAGCATTTCTCAACTTTGGAACATACTATTATCAGTATGATTCAACTCATTTTCACCCAATTGATTGAATTTCTTTTGAGTGAAGGCGTTTGTAGTAAAGAAAATATGCTTCTTAGTGCGTGTACTTTGATTTCTAAGCAGTGCAAGAATGTTATGTTGCCATTTCTGAATGTCATCACTAAAGCTATTAGATTTTGCAGGTGGCAAATCAAGGAATTGAAATTTCAAGAAGGGAAAAGGACGAGGTAGTTGCCAAACTTTCTCAAGCCGAGAAGATGTTAGCGGATGGGAAGCGCTCCCTGCAGAAGCTTGAGGATGACAATTCAAGATTAAGGCATGCGCTAGAACAAAGCATGACAACAGTCAATAGGATGTCACTTGATTCAGATAACTCTGTTGACAGGTGCTGACTATTGCCCCCTCTGATGGTTTTGATGAATACGTATGTGCACACACAGATGATATTTGTTTTATGCATTGAAACAGGGTCTGGCATACTACATACTGTGTGGAAGCCTACTATGTATACCTTAAAAACATTCAGAATTTTGCAGAACAATCATGTACACAGTAAATCCCACCAATAATATTTTGGGCTCAATCctttttagaaaaaataaatacGAAAGGTGGAATAACCAATATTTAGTGATTGGCACTTGTCTGCTGGCTATTTGGTGGCCATATTGTGACATCTGTTAATGTCAAACATATCTGAAAACGGTGATCATATTTATGCTAAAGTTTTCTTTCTGCAGGATGTTCCAACTGGATGTATATGCCTGTTTGTGCTTTTATTTTCGCATGAGCTACGTGGATATATGACAAGTGAATTTCTCTTGCAGACGAATTGTGATCAAACTACTAGTTACATACTTCCAACGGAATCACAGCAAAGAGGTGATTGGCTCCTTCAAATTATTTATGGTATCATGAAACTTATCAACTAGAAAATTCTCATCAAGTAATATCCAAATATTGGGTACATCCAGGTATTGGATCTTATGGTTCGCATGCTTGGCTTCTCCGAGGAGGACAAGCAAAGAATTGGTTCTGCACAGAGCAATGTTGGTAAGGTTGTTGTCCGCGGTGTTTTGGGTCTTCCTGGGCGTCTAGTTGGAGGACTTGTTGGTGGAAATTCAGCAGGAAAatctacacatgcaccccaggatAACCAGGTGGGATCTTTTTGTCCTTTGTTCTTCCCATGATGATGTAATCATATCTCTGTTGCATCAAAATATGGCAGCCACATAAAAAGTCAGAAACAACTGACATTCTAAGTTTGGTTAAATTATAACTTAGTGCTACTTGTTTTCTCAATACCCTAAGTTCCAAATATTTGCAGTCCTTTGCAGATCTCTGGGTGGACTTTCTACTCAAGGAGACAGAAGAACGGGAGAAACAAAAAGCTTCGGAAGCCGCTGCAAG
This sequence is a window from Aegilops tauschii subsp. strangulata cultivar AL8/78 chromosome 7, Aet v6.0, whole genome shotgun sequence. Protein-coding genes within it:
- the LOC109762789 gene encoding golgin candidate 4 isoform X4, with the translated sequence MEQLVKLREENGSLRRSMESSNYKAVSGNSNGTLQRSPSRMQRNTDQEKTSSVLKQNGYGGGASQVIQKNGPHPLPVHYKGDALVEERAYFASKQASLENEIKQLKQQLRCYSNKEDDTTRRLEDENKRNEFLQQQLNELKVDKEMVATTMEELHKELSEKKAELRCLQDELSTRDNERASDGSLQSLRSMVMALQKENSDLKIAKGSLYEELVNMESTTQKVDNSTSDVDNFSDVEKVKDEMASLKKALQGAFHERDRALQNLSRLKQHLLDKDLEDQEKMDEDSKVIEELRAICEQQRAHIVQLERALKVEMTKQEESKKTINDERSRSNEQIEDLQYKLANCMNALESKDQELLNLQSALGQYYAESEAKERLGDDLAMAREALAKLSESLKVANQGIEISRREKDEVVAKLSQAEKMLADGKRSLQKLEDDNSRLRHALEQSMTTVNRMSLDSDNSVDRRIVIKLLVTYFQRNHSKEVLDLMVRMLGFSEEDKQRIGSAQSNVGKVVVRGVLGLPGRLVGGLVGGNSAGKSTHAPQDNQSFADLWVDFLLKETEEREKQKASEAAARLSHEENQTTSRSASNLQASQHIANPGLSTKPHQFDRPDSDEFRMVPLAPMYTSMQTPLK